The Mytilus galloprovincialis chromosome 3, xbMytGall1.hap1.1, whole genome shotgun sequence genomic interval GCTGAGCTgaatttatatctgaattttaaaTGAGATATTTTTCGTAATAAATGCAAACTCGTTAACTTCTTTTAACAATTATGCAATGTAACTAGATTTCAAACATAAGTATTTTGATTGTTAAGACAGAGAATTGCTACATAGATTTCGTGATTGAAATAAAGCTAATAAAAGAAGCTGCTGCGTTGCCATATAGGAGAGGAAATCTCTCATCAGGGATTTCGTTGTGTAttcaatgtttttgaaataattttgctGTAGGAAATATTGGCCTTTACTATGGAAGAAAAAGTCGCTGTAGTAACAGGATCAACCACTGGCATAGGACTCGGCGTCGCTCGACATTTAGCTAATCTTGGATGTAATGTTGTTCTCACGGGACTCGGTGGCGCGACTTTGATAGATGATTTAGTAGAGGAGTTCACTAGGtaaataatataagaaaataaattataactTCCATGTACCCGCGACTCGGTGGTGCACCTTTGATTGATGGGTTAGTAGAGAAGTTCATTAGGtaaataatataagaaaataaattattacCTCAATGTACCCGTGTCCTGTTGTACTTACAACAGtgtaatttattgtttttaatcttaACTATCGACTGAAATACAGTTGCTGctccctctttttttttaaatatcattttactaatatgtaaaagaaaaaaagggaTATAGAAATTCCacccatgacacaaaatcagttaatgcacaacaacaaaacacacaaaataccCCAAAGGAACCtgtaattaataattttttttatagcattACACAACAAACATTTTCTAATAAGATAGTattctcatttttttcaattttgagatttcctctttttttttggtatttacaatatataattatcTGAATGATACATAATTGTAGAAAATATGCTggcaaaacatattttgttgcaTGTGATTTGACGAAAGAGGATGAAATCAAGACATTCTGCACGAATATTTTTAACATCTTCCCAGAAGGTGTAGATATCCTGGTAAATAATGCAGGTGAGTGCATGTATTTAATGATATTAACTGTTTCAATTAACGAACGTTATGtggaaaattttgttttaaaaacacaAACTAGACTAAGTGATGGGTATTATAACAGATGTAAACACAAACTAGACTAAGTGATGGGTATTATAACAGATGTAGAGCTGAAGACTTTTCTTTGAGATATCATTGTGTCAGGGAGACACACAAATGGCCCTCAAAGTTGAGCATTGGAGTACATATGTCTATTGTTCACTGTAGCAGTTATCCAGAAACGTTATGCACATCTTATGAAAGTTTATACTCCGAAAAAGACAAAGTTCAATTATCTTCCCAAAAACAAAtagtaataaaaatcaaattcaatATATTTACAAACAGTCTGCCAAGTAGAAACTTCCTAGCATTCAAATTTTAGAAGGAGTTATCCAGAAACGCTAGATTTAATTTGCAGCTACATGTATTAAGTATAACATTCCGATGATTTTTGTTCTTtgttaattcatttatatatatttacaatgatgaaattgagaatggacatggggaatgtgtcaaatggACAACTATCCGACCAAAATGCACAAAACAGCAGAAAGCCACCATTTGGTCTAaaatacagcgagaaaattccgctaaaattaaactaaaattaaaaagcatacaagacttaacaaaaggccagaggctcatgacttatgacaggcgcaaaaatacggcggggttatacatgtttatgagatctcaaccttccccctatatctctagccaagaagaaaaacaaacacacagcaatacacacagtaaaactccaaagaagtccaagtctgatgtcagaataggtaacaaaagaaagtaaacaacatgacaattatacataaattcaCAAAGGATTACTTGTAGTCACTGACATGCGAACTCCAGACCTCAATaacactgattgaaagattatgccttcatcatatgaatatcaagcacaagcCCTCCCGTTAGGTGTTTACTCATACCACCATAAAACATATGAGAAGAACACAACCTGTATCATGttaacaactggttttagaattaatgtgtttatttcccatgcaaagaccctattgtaaatcaatattaataccaaaatatgcaatatttaatgacctgaaaccagtattgtaactatatcccttctcaataagtctgtttaaaggttttattatcttttgaggtgaatgccgacgTTTTTGTGGTTTGTAAAACATATTACCATTAACGAttagatgtgaaatacctaaacgtatacGATGTCTGCAAGTTGAGTTATATTAACGAATGATGTCTtgtactgatgataaaatttgataaatgttttgacTAATTCATGActtcgaaaaccctggtgtaataatttttcagtaattcaCAAAGATTTCtttcgctaaaatctaatactttgttacatacacgagaTAATAGAACAATTTGAGAtaaataaacaccataagatagtGACAGAGGGACGTCAcaatttaaaaatgcataattaACAATTGGAAATaataaatcatctcttttatcacaAGTTTTTGTACGAAGCTTAACGATATAGAGATCAAGATCCAGAAAAGGGCAGTGTTCAATGTtattattagctttatttaaagtttgtTCAACGGGATAGATCTCTTTAGTGTGCATACTGAAgttgtcattattgagagccaataatattccaaatatctaaaagtattattaatgtTATGTAGTTGATGTTTTCCCCATTGTTTTAAAGGTTTTAgattgtaacctggatttgttgtAATTCTTAATAGATTTTAGTTTTAAACAGCGacatattactgttgcctttatttctttatttttgtactGTGGTTTGTCTTCTGATGATTTTTTACTGTTATatcatcaggggcggatccatgATTTAAGTTTaaagggggaagggggggggggggggtccgcgATCGTGACATTACTGAATGCAACTTACCATATCTTTCGAATGAACAACACAACAGTTTTCATATGTGGAGTATAAACTGTAAGCTCGAGTTCACACTTAAAACAGTGCTAATTGGTTTcgttttttaattaattattcatcGAATATAATGTTTTACCTGATAATGTCAAAACTAGGAGTGCCATTTGTACAGCAGGAGCTAACCACCAGTCTGGCGCATGTAAAGCCGCCATGACTTTCAATGTACATATTAACAATGTGAACGTAagttttccttttccttttttaaatccTGGTGTTTCCctctctttttcattttaagtggGTTATTTACTTTCtaacatttgaaattttcttctgtatttttctttagaaatccatgcatttaaaagaaaatgtacacATGTAGATGATATCAATGATCGTATGAACGAAAAGGCTGTTCTACTCTCTAATGAAGATTTGGGGAAATGATCCTTGGACGTTTGGCATATTCATCCGAAACATTCAGCTGACATTAACATTTTTCACTCTATTTATCATTCGTGCGATTCCCATCGTTTATGTTTTACCATCATTTGAATCTTCTGAATATTTCTATGATTTTTGATATCGTCTCTATTTCCCTTTACCAAACAGTAATATCTACTGTGCAAATATTGATATCCATATACCGAAATTCAATATTCAAAATAAGCTTTAATTTGCTTCTTTGACGTGAAACATTCTATAAAAGTATATCTCCTTTTTTTCCTTAGGAATCCAGTTTACAGCAAGCATACAAAATTATCCACTAGATACATGGAATAATATGATGGCTGTTGGTCTGACAGCTCCCTTCTTGTTGATACAAGAATTCTtaccaaaaatgaagaaaaaaggtAATACATTTATCAAAATATCATATCAGAAGTGGATCATGAGTGTTTTTTAACAGGTGTCGATAGAGGATGTTTTAGTTATCTCGCTTTACCTATGACGAAGAAGATCagaataaaaattatcaaaagaagAAATGCCTGAATAAAAAGAATCAAAAGGGAACGGTTAAGACTTCAAAAGGATGAATAGAGCAAGTATATTTAAAATTTGGATGAACTGCATAtgaatatcagtgaaaatacagtTCGATATATTATGTGCGAGAATAAATATGCTATTACATAAAaccagaggctctaaagagcctgtgtcgctcaccttggtctatgtgaatattaaacaaaggcagcagatggattcatgacaaaattgtgttttggtgatggtgatgtgtttgtacgtcttactttactgaacattcttgctgcttacagttatctctatctataatgaacttagccctgtagtttcagtggaaaatgttagtaaaaatttacaaattttatgaaaattgttaaaaattgactataaaggacaataactccttaggggtcaactgaccatttcagtcatgttgacttatttgtatttgctgtacattattgctgtttaaagtttatctctatctataataatattcaagataataacccaaaacagtaaaatttccttaaaattactaatttaggggcagcaacccaaaaacaggttgtccgattcatctgaaaatttcagggcagatagatcttgacctgataaacaattttaccctgtcagatttgctctaaatgccttggtttttgagttataagccaaaaactgtattttacccctatgttctatttttagccatggcggccatcttggttagatggccgggtcaccggacacattttttaaactaaataccccaaagatgattgtggccaagtttggattaatttggcccagtagtttcagaggaaaagatttttgtaaaagattaataagatttacgaaaaatggttaaaaattgactataaagggcaataactcctaaaggggtcaactgaccatttcggtcatttgacttatttgtaaatcttgctttgctgaacattattgctgtttacagtttatctctatctatcataatattcaagataataaccaaaaacagtaaaatttccttaaaattaccaatttaggggcagcaacccaacaacgggttgtccgattcatctgaaaatttcagggcagatagatcttgacctgataaacaattttacctataatatgctctaaatgctttggtttttgagttataagccaaaaactgcattttacccctatgttctatttttagcaatggcggccatcttggttagatggccgggtcaccggacacattttgtaaactaaataccccaaagatgattgtggccaagtttggattaatttggcccagtagtttcagaggagaagatttttgtaaaacattactaagatttacgaaaaatggttaaaaattgactataaagggcaataactcctaaaggggtcaactgaccatttcggtcactcgacttatttgtaaatcttactttgctgaacattattgctgtttacagtttatctctatctataataatattcaagatattaaccaaaaacaataatatttcctttaaattaccaatttaggggcaacGACCCAcaaacgggttgtccaattcatcatttcagggcagatagatcttgacctgataaacaatattaccctgtcagatttgctctaaatgctttggtttttgagttataagccaggtgagctaaaaagcaaagaATATAAGCACCTTCAGCACGTGAACAtgtgaacatttttttaacatcGCGAGAGACAAACTACATAAACGCAATAGTTAAGAAAGACTATAAAGTCCATACACAAACCATATCTgttaatatctataaatattcTAGCGTTAGGTAAATACTCAAGTAAGATTGAAGACAAATGATGGAGGGAAATACTGTTATTGGCTCCAGTATTCTGATGAAGAGGAACCCAGAAAACAATGTGGACGCATgtaattaataacgtgttgttttcatttattttatgaatGATTGCAATTATgttatttaacaatttaaaagaaaaagtgttttatatgtttatatgtttaatgttgcatataaattacttttatatgttttatgtcaATATGTTTCCATCAGTTTCTTATTACTTTTTTTGAGTGTTTTATGTATAAGCTGAAATTAACCTTTTATGTAGGTCGATGTAACACTGTAACACAAAggtttaatacatatatatatatatttattctatgtatttgttttaatcagTCTCCCGTAACTCTTTTTGGAGGGCTTATGTATACGCTGttgtttatgtatttatatgttttagatgTATGTAGCATACGGTGATACTTTAATAAAGTATGTGTCTTGTCTAGTCTTGTCTTGCATTACAGGATGGGGAAGAATTATAAACATGGCATCCATGATGGGTATTATAAGTGGACCAGAACTGGCTGCCTATAGTGCCTGTAAATCAGCATTGATTGGACTCACTAAAGTATGTTTTGTTCGACATCAATTATACTGATAgcagatgattgattgattaatattTGTTTGATTACTTCAGCTGGGGTGACGCCTTTGATacaattttatacaaaatgtaatatatatatgaataaaaaatatcagaCAAGGCATAAATTTAGGCAAAattagtttaccgatgttcaaatcatgataaaaaacaaaaattagggTTATCaccaagaaaacaaatattatctaATTAATCTTAAATAACGTTAAAACAATGTCAAATAatgaatgtattttttaaatgatacaaCTCACAGAAGACGACGATACTATTGATCTATAGCGActtaataaaatgatatattatatcaTTAGGGTGTTGCACTAGAAGCCGCTCCGCATGGTGTGACATGTAATGTAGTCTGTCCAGGCTATTCTGATGCACCAAGTAAGTAAGTTTTGTAGGTTTTGTATCGTCAATACacgttttatatacatatatgccttatttaaaaataaataattatcaaaatgtaCCGGCTTATTTCAAACTAATAGGCACAGCATTcttaaacaatacaaacaatatagacactttttgttgtttctttgacatattccccatttccattctcaattttaccttctTTCAAAGTTTTATATATGTTACATGATAGATTGATTTGTATTACAAAACAGCAAGTGCACCAACTGTACAAAATATTTGCAAGAAGCTAGACAAAATAGATCAGTATATAGAGCAGTAAAATCATAAAGAATTGATAAATGACACAAAGTCAAATTGAATGCATTCCGTTGCTAAAAAACTGAGACATTAAAACTACAATTTTTGAATGAAATGAAAAAAGGATATTATCGATTATCTCAAAACCATCTTAAATTATTAACAACCTTCGGAAGAATAACAATTTGTGCAATTCATACCTCCATATACAGAAATAATTGTGTTCAAGGTTTCTTAAGAACATTTACTAAGTGTAGAATAATTTACCTCCAAACACGTTGAATTCTTTTTAATGAATACGTTAATATTCTAACGAGTTCGTTttctattgtagtattttatcacaaaatagaaaAGCATGCAGCCGCAAATTCTTTGTCTTTTGATTGTGCTAAGGTAATGTAATTTCAATACTAAGTAGTCATTACTGTGGGTCgacataaaattttaatttccttTCCATATTTCGGTTAATTTACTCGGTCGGTGCCTCTGCTGGTGGAATGTTAGTCCCCGAggctatcaccagcccagtagccagtacgtcggtactggcatgaaaatacggacttttttgtgttattaaaatttgctgttacaaaatattagaaattattttataaattaaggaatgcttctccctcatgcaaagctctgattcctttcacggatttgactttaatttttagaccttttggattatagctcttcatcttttatataagctttggatttcaaatattttgaccacgatcatcactgaagagacatgtattgtcgaaatgcgcatctggtgcaggaaaattggtaatGTTAATGTAATtgctaccactgggtcgatgcctctgctggtggactgttagtccccgagggtatcaccagcgcagtagccagtacttcggtactggcatgaaaatacggattttttgtgttattaaaatttgctgtaacaaaa includes:
- the LOC143067122 gene encoding D-beta-hydroxybutyrate dehydrogenase-like, giving the protein MEEKVAVVTGSTTGIGLGVARHLANLGCNVVLTGLGGATLIDDLVEEFTRKYAGKTYFVACDLTKEDEIKTFCTNIFNIFPEGVDILVNNAGIQFTASIQNYPLDTWNNMMAVGLTAPFLLIQEFLPKMKKKGWGRIINMASMMGIISGPELAAYSACKSALIGLTKGVALEAAPHGVTCNVVCPGYSDAPIFYHKIEKHAAANSLSFDCAKEELFSTLNPHKKPITVQEIAELVSFLCTSGADSMTGSPILMDAGNTVK